A genome region from Brassica oleracea var. oleracea cultivar TO1000 chromosome C2, BOL, whole genome shotgun sequence includes the following:
- the LOC106326515 gene encoding 9-cis-epoxycarotenoid dioxygenase NCED9, chloroplastic-like, which produces MASTSSASRPNLKSLSFSSSSTLRDKKPTPCSVSYPVNKTFPISSSLQPPATYKPTSWKKLCKDVASLIPNTKNQAQRTAAAILNAVENAMVSYERRHHPLPKTADPDVQIAGNFFPVPEQPVIHNLPVNGTVPECIQGVYVRNGANPLHKPISGHHLFDGDGMVHAVRFNNGSVSYSCRFIETNRFVQERELGRSIFPKAIGDLHGPLGIAKLMLFNARGLFGLIDTTRGLGVANTGLIYFNGYLLAMSEDDLPYHVIITQTGDLKTSGRYDFNGQLKTTMIAHPKLDPETGELFALSYDVVSKPFLKYFRFTSNGEKSPDVEIPLDEPTMIHDFAITENFVVIPDQQVVFRLTEMVRGGSPVVYDKEKRSRFGVLNKYDKDASLNRWIEVPDCFCFHLWNAWEEPDTDEVVVVGSCMTPPDSVFKEHDETLQSVLSEIRLNLKTGESTRRQVIISEKLNLEAGMVNRNLLGRKTRFAYLAITEPWPKVSGFAKVDLSTGDVQKYVYGDGKYGGEPLFLPEVSGYGEDCGYIMVFVHDEEKVKSELQIINAVSMKLEATVTLPSRVPYGFHGTFMSDDDLMKQALC; this is translated from the coding sequence ATGGCTTCTACTTCTTCTGCTTCGAGACCCAATCTTAAATCTCTATCATTCTCCTCTTCGTCAACACTCAGGGACAAGAAACCAACCCCTTGCTCTGTTTCTTACCCCGTCAACAAAACATTTCCCATCTCGTCGTCTCTCCAACCTCCGGCTACGTATAAACCGACTTCTTGGAAGAAACTATGTAAAGACGTCGCATCCTTAATCCCTAACACGAAGAACCAAGCACAGAGAACCGCCGCTGCGATTTTAAACGCGGTGGAGAACGCCATGGTCTCCTACGAGCGCCGCCATCATCCGCTCCCTAAAACGGCTGACCCCGACGTACAAATAGCCGGAAACTTCTTCCCGGTCCCAGAGCAACCAGTCATACATAACCTCCCGGTGAACGGAACAGTGCCAGAGTGTATTCAAGGAGTTTACGTCAGAAACGGAGCCAACCCGCTTCACAAACCAATCTCCGGCCACCATTTATTCGATGGAGACGGTATGGTACACGCTGTCCGGTTCAATAACGGTTCGGTTAGCTATTCATGCCGGTTTATCGAAACAAACCGGTTTGTTCAAGAGCGAGAACTCGGTCGATCTATCTTCCCCAAAGCAATTGGAGATCTTCACGGACCCTTGGGTATCGCCAAGCTCATGCTCTTCAACGCCCGAGGGCTATTCGGGTTAATCGACACGACCCGCGGACTCGGTGTGGCTAATACCGGTTTAATCTATTTCAACGGTTATCTCTTAGCCATGTCCGAAGACGATTTACCATACCATGTAATAATCACCCAAACCGGAGATTTAAAAACTTCGGGTCGGTACGATTTCAACGGTCAGCTCAAAACCACAATGATCGCCCACCCGAAACTCGACCCGGAAACCGGAGAACTATTCGCTCTCAGCTACGACGTCGTATCAAAGCCTTTCTTAAAATACTTCAGGTTCACATCCAACGGTGAGAAATCTCCAGACGTCGAGATTCCACTTGATGAACCGACGATGATCCACGACTTCGCGATCACTGAGAACTTCGTGGTGATACCAGACCAACAAGTGGTGTTCAGATTAACCGAGATGGTCAGAGGTGGCTCTCCTGTGGTTTACGACAAGGAGAAGAGATCAAGATTTGGTGTTTTGAACAAATACGATAAAGATGCCTCGTTGAATCGATGGATCGAAGTGCCTGATTGCTTCTGTTTCCATCTCTGGAACGCTTGGGAGGAGCCAGACACAGACGAGGTTGTCGTGGTAGGGTCATGCATGACGCCACCTGACTCAGTTTTCAAAGAACACGACGAAACACTTCAGAGTGTTTTGTCGGAGATAAGACTAAACCTGAAAACAGGGGAATCTACACGTCGACAGGTTATTATCTCCGAAAAATTAAATCTTGAAGCTGGTATGGTAAACCGGAATCTTTTAGGTAGAAAAACCCGGTTTGCTTACCTTGCTATAACCGAACCGTGGCCTAAAGTGTCCGGTTTTGCTAAAGTGGACTTATCGACCGGAGATGTTCAAAAATATGTTTACGGAGATGGGAAATACGGAGGAGAGCCTCTGTTTCTGCCAGAGGTTTCTGGTTATGGAGAAGACTGTGGTTACATTATGGTGTTTGTTCACGACGAGGAGAAAGTGAAATCGGAGCTACAGATCATTAACGCCGTGAGTATGAAGCTTGAAGCTACGGTTACGCTTCCTTCGAGAGTGCCTTACGGTTTCCACGGAACGTTCATGAGTGACGATGATTTAATGAAGCAAGCTTTGTGTTAA